The following coding sequences lie in one Prevotella sp. oral taxon 299 str. F0039 genomic window:
- a CDS encoding pseudouridine synthase translates to MNTELEKNQSEGTTEQQLNSREGYGRIQDNYQREYNSSNGVSQRPRIGSRPAYSSQQVNNDNEGFRPEGFGANLQGGNGRQQYQRPYRPRVNQNGYQPRQQQGYQSHYGDNGDNRSMYSQNQGGYQPRQQGYQPRQQGGYQPRQQQGYQARQQGGYQQRPNYGNQGYQQQGYRPHYNQGENQGGYQQQGGYQGYRGYQPRQGYNPGYRQQNQRQRTPGYDPNAKYSLKKRIEYREDHIDPTLPVRLNKFLANAGVCSRREADEYIQAGSVTVNGQVVTELGTKVMRTDEVKFGDNLVSLEKKVYILINKPKDCVTTSDDPQQRKTVLDLVKNACPERIYPVGRLDRNTTGVLLLTNDGDLASKLTHPKFLKKKVYHVFLDKPVAQEDLQKIAEGIELEDGEIHADEIAYANEEDKKQVGIEIHSGKNRIVRRIFEHLGYRVIKLDRVQFAGLTKKNLRRGDWRFLTEKEVDILRMGAFE, encoded by the coding sequence ATGAACACAGAATTAGAAAAAAATCAATCTGAAGGAACCACAGAACAACAGCTGAACAGCCGTGAAGGCTATGGTAGAATACAAGATAACTACCAGAGAGAGTATAATAGCAGTAATGGAGTTTCACAACGCCCAAGAATTGGTTCACGTCCTGCTTATAGCAGCCAACAAGTAAATAACGATAATGAAGGCTTCCGTCCAGAAGGCTTTGGAGCAAATCTTCAAGGAGGAAATGGACGTCAACAATATCAAAGACCTTATCGTCCACGAGTTAACCAAAACGGCTATCAGCCACGTCAACAACAAGGTTATCAGTCACATTATGGTGACAATGGAGACAATCGCTCTATGTATTCACAAAATCAGGGCGGTTATCAACCTCGTCAACAAGGTTATCAACCACGCCAACAAGGCGGATATCAACCTCGTCAACAACAAGGCTACCAAGCAAGACAACAAGGTGGATATCAACAAAGACCAAATTATGGCAACCAAGGTTACCAACAACAAGGTTATCGCCCACACTATAACCAAGGCGAAAACCAAGGTGGATATCAACAACAAGGTGGTTATCAAGGCTACAGAGGATATCAACCACGCCAAGGATACAACCCTGGTTACAGACAACAAAATCAACGTCAACGTACTCCAGGATACGATCCAAATGCAAAATATAGTCTTAAAAAGCGAATTGAGTATCGTGAAGACCATATAGATCCAACACTTCCAGTACGTCTTAATAAGTTCCTTGCTAACGCAGGTGTATGCTCTCGCCGTGAAGCAGACGAATACATACAAGCAGGAAGTGTAACTGTTAATGGACAAGTAGTTACGGAATTAGGAACAAAGGTGATGAGAACAGACGAAGTAAAGTTTGGAGATAACCTCGTTTCACTAGAAAAGAAAGTATATATTCTTATCAATAAGCCAAAAGACTGTGTTACAACAAGCGATGATCCACAACAACGCAAAACTGTTTTAGACCTTGTAAAGAATGCTTGTCCTGAACGTATTTACCCTGTGGGACGTTTAGACCGCAACACAACAGGTGTGCTATTGCTCACCAACGATGGCGACCTTGCAAGTAAACTTACACATCCTAAGTTCTTAAAGAAAAAGGTATACCACGTGTTCCTCGATAAACCAGTTGCTCAAGAAGATCTTCAAAAGATTGCAGAAGGTATCGAACTAGAAGACGGAGAGATACATGCAGACGAGATTGCTTATGCAAATGAGGAAGATAAGAAACAAGTTGGAATCGAAATCCATAGTGGAAAGAATCGTATCGTACGTAGAATTTTCGAACACTTAGGCTACAGAGTAATCAAACTAGATCGTGTTCAGTTTGCTGGTTTAACTAAGAAAAACCTAAGAAGAGGCGACTGGCGTTTCTTAACAGAGAAAGAAGTTGACATCCTTCGCATGGGAGCTTTCGAATAA
- the purB gene encoding adenylosuccinate lyase, which translates to MDLNLLTAISPVDGRYREKTKVFADYFSEYALIRYRIRVEIEYFIALCELPLPQLKNVDKEVYGKLRGIYRYFDEQAALRVKEIEKVTNHDVKAVEYYIKEQFDAIGGLDEYKEFIHFGLTSQDINNTSIPLSIKEALENVYYPAIEELIHQISHYADEWCSVPMLAKTHGQPASPTRLGKEFKVYEYRLKEQLDSLKQVKLSAKFGGATGNYNAHHVAYPDYKWQTFGNVFVNDILGLQREQFTTQISNYDNMSALFDAMRRINTILIDFNRDIWMYISMEYFKQKIKAGEVGSSAMPHKVNPIDFENSEGNLGIANALLQFLGRKLPVSRLQRDLTDSTVLRNVGMPFAHGLIAIQSTLKGLRKLILNEVAIAQDLDNTWAVVAEAIQTILRREGYPHPYEALKQLTRTNVGITQETISEFIDTLNVSDKVKAELKSITPSNYTGL; encoded by the coding sequence ATGGATCTAAACTTATTGACTGCAATATCACCTGTTGATGGTAGATATAGAGAAAAAACAAAAGTATTTGCGGATTATTTTTCAGAATATGCACTAATTCGCTACAGAATAAGAGTTGAAATTGAATATTTCATTGCACTTTGCGAACTTCCTTTACCCCAATTAAAAAACGTTGACAAAGAAGTTTATGGCAAGTTGAGAGGCATTTATCGCTATTTCGATGAGCAGGCTGCTTTACGTGTAAAAGAAATAGAAAAGGTTACTAATCATGATGTTAAAGCTGTTGAATATTACATCAAAGAACAATTTGACGCTATAGGAGGATTGGACGAATATAAAGAGTTCATTCATTTTGGCTTAACATCACAAGATATCAACAACACAAGTATCCCGTTGTCGATAAAAGAAGCATTAGAGAATGTTTATTATCCAGCTATTGAAGAGTTAATTCATCAAATATCACACTATGCAGACGAGTGGTGTAGCGTGCCAATGTTGGCAAAAACACACGGGCAACCTGCCTCTCCTACTCGCTTAGGTAAAGAGTTTAAGGTGTATGAATATCGCTTAAAAGAACAGCTCGACAGCTTAAAACAAGTGAAGCTATCGGCTAAGTTCGGTGGAGCAACAGGAAACTACAACGCACACCACGTTGCTTATCCAGACTATAAATGGCAAACGTTTGGCAATGTGTTCGTAAATGATATCCTAGGGCTACAACGAGAGCAATTTACTACACAAATAAGTAACTACGATAACATGAGTGCTTTGTTCGATGCTATGCGCAGAATAAACACCATTCTTATAGACTTTAATCGTGATATATGGATGTATATCTCGATGGAATACTTTAAACAAAAGATTAAAGCAGGCGAAGTGGGTTCAAGTGCAATGCCACATAAGGTGAATCCTATCGACTTTGAAAACAGTGAAGGTAATCTTGGAATTGCAAATGCATTGCTACAATTCTTAGGAAGGAAACTACCTGTAAGCCGTTTACAACGTGACTTAACCGATTCAACAGTACTTCGCAATGTAGGTATGCCTTTTGCTCATGGATTAATTGCAATTCAAAGCACCTTAAAAGGACTCCGCAAGCTTATCTTAAACGAAGTAGCAATAGCACAAGACCTCGATAATACTTGGGCAGTTGTTGCCGAAGCTATTCAAACTATATTGAGAAGAGAAGGATATCCACACCCTTATGAAGCTCTTAAACAGCTAACAAGAACTAATGTCGGAATAACACAAGAAACAATAAGCGAATTTATTGACACTCTAAATGTTAGTGATAAAGTTAAAGCCGAATTAAAATCAATTACCCCAAGCAATTATACGGGTTTATAA